In Chloroflexi bacterium ADurb.Bin180, the following are encoded in one genomic region:
- the phoR_1 gene encoding Alkaline phosphatase synthesis sensor protein PhoR — protein MPDERILVAEDEAEVLDMCVRALSREGYHVSGARSGVEAIEMVKSMSFDLLLTDIKMPGLSGLQAYREIKRQAPDIIGVAITGYGSVETAIEALKLGMEDFILKPFSLDDLRAAVAKALDRARLERENTRLKALIPLFEISKALVAVTDLDALLSQILRVAVRDTQSDLAVLMLRNRGSGELEVRAVNAPSIEGQGPQAYELDRDLSSRAIEGDQAVLWPAPEGGTFFARGRSRETPSAGVVVPLIVRTERTGVMGVGKSQPEESFSQGDVEFLSVLASQAAAAIENARLFTRLRHAYEKLAALDDLKSEFINVVAHELRTPLAEISTYLALSDQEAGAGPPFLTGIERAASRLNELMDNITDLKFLQAGQIELHATRLSLVGVLSDAIQQLRPLAVLKGQTITTSVQVGLNEIVADGPKLQVVLKNLMSNAISFSPEKGDIRVEAWSAGKALRIAVHDTGVGIPQEEWEWIFKPFYQVESSLRREHGGLGIGLALSKNLVELHGGRIWVESEVGRGSTFTVVIPDCVV, from the coding sequence ATGCCCGACGAACGCATTCTAGTCGCTGAGGATGAGGCAGAGGTGCTGGACATGTGTGTCCGCGCGCTCTCGCGCGAGGGCTATCACGTCTCCGGTGCCCGCAGCGGCGTGGAAGCGATAGAGATGGTCAAGTCGATGTCGTTTGACCTGCTGCTGACTGATATCAAGATGCCTGGCCTGAGTGGTCTGCAAGCGTACCGCGAAATCAAGCGCCAGGCGCCTGATATCATCGGCGTGGCCATCACGGGTTATGGCTCTGTTGAAACAGCCATTGAAGCCCTCAAGCTGGGCATGGAGGACTTTATCCTCAAGCCCTTCTCCCTGGATGACCTGCGAGCGGCGGTGGCCAAAGCGCTGGACAGGGCGCGCCTGGAGCGTGAGAACACCCGTTTGAAAGCCCTTATTCCCCTGTTCGAGATCAGCAAGGCGCTGGTGGCCGTTACCGACCTGGATGCCCTGCTATCGCAGATCTTGCGGGTTGCGGTGAGGGACACGCAATCGGACCTGGCGGTGCTGATGCTGCGCAACCGTGGTTCGGGCGAGCTCGAGGTCAGGGCAGTCAACGCTCCCTCGATAGAAGGGCAGGGCCCACAGGCGTACGAGCTGGATCGCGACCTCAGCAGCCGGGCCATCGAAGGCGATCAGGCCGTACTGTGGCCGGCGCCAGAGGGCGGCACCTTCTTTGCCAGAGGGCGGAGCAGGGAAACCCCGTCGGCTGGGGTGGTTGTTCCTCTGATCGTGCGTACCGAACGCACCGGGGTGATGGGCGTTGGCAAGTCACAGCCGGAAGAGTCGTTCTCGCAGGGTGATGTCGAGTTTCTCTCCGTTCTGGCCAGCCAGGCAGCGGCGGCGATTGAGAACGCACGCTTGTTTACTCGTTTGCGCCACGCCTACGAAAAGCTGGCGGCGCTCGATGACCTCAAGAGCGAGTTCATTAACGTGGTAGCACACGAGCTACGCACGCCGTTGGCAGAGATCTCTACCTATCTCGCCCTGTCCGATCAGGAAGCAGGAGCCGGTCCGCCATTCCTCACCGGAATTGAGCGAGCGGCCAGCCGCCTGAACGAACTGATGGACAACATCACTGACTTGAAGTTTCTCCAGGCGGGACAGATCGAGCTCCACGCCACCCGTCTCTCGCTGGTAGGAGTGCTGTCGGATGCCATCCAACAGCTCAGACCCCTGGCCGTACTGAAGGGCCAGACCATTACCACCTCGGTGCAGGTTGGCCTCAATGAGATCGTTGCCGATGGTCCCAAGCTGCAGGTGGTGCTCAAGAATCTGATGAGCAATGCCATCAGCTTTTCTCCGGAGAAGGGCGACATTCGTGTGGAGGCCTGGTCCGCAGGCAAGGCGCTGAGAATCGCCGTGCACGACACCGGCGTGGGCATTCCTCAGGAAGAATGGGAGTGGATTTTCAAGCCTTTTTACCAGGTGGAGAGCTCTCTCCGCCGTGAGCACGGCGGTCTGGGCATCGGGCTGGCGCTGTCCAAGAACCTGGTCGAGCTGCACGGGGGTCGCATCTGGGTAGAGAGCGAAGTGGGCAGGGGCAGCACCTTCACGGTGGTCATTCCAGACTGCGTTGTCTGA
- a CDS encoding putative acetyl-CoA acyltransferase: MREVSIIGIGQTDVGEHWERSLRDLAVDAMIGAIKDSHAERVDALYVGNMLSGELTAQQHLGALLADWGGLGGAEACKIEAADASGAAAVRQGYLAVASGVHDFIIACGVEKTTDADTETSNAAWAYGTDAEYEGNQGVTIPAMAGLMMRRYMHEYGVAHEAFAPFAVIAHANGVNNPHAMYRSPISAEAYARAGMVADPISMFDGAPLCDGAAAVLLCPSDIASRFSEKPVRIRASAAATDRLALHSRNDVLFLQAAFLSAQRAFLQAGIGPGDVQFFELHDAFSILAALSLEACGFAERGKATHLAKGGQFDLHGKMPICTMGGLKARGHPIGASGVYQIVEAAQQLRGEAGANQVEAHLGMTQSLGGTGATAITHILEV; this comes from the coding sequence TTGCGCGAAGTAAGCATCATTGGCATCGGACAAACTGATGTAGGCGAACACTGGGAGCGCTCGCTGCGCGACCTGGCCGTTGACGCCATGATCGGCGCGATCAAAGACTCGCATGCTGAGAGGGTGGATGCCCTGTATGTCGGCAACATGCTCTCAGGAGAGCTGACCGCGCAGCAGCACCTGGGTGCGCTGCTGGCGGACTGGGGTGGGCTCGGCGGAGCGGAGGCGTGCAAGATCGAGGCCGCTGATGCCTCGGGCGCGGCTGCGGTTCGCCAGGGCTATCTGGCCGTGGCCAGCGGGGTGCACGATTTCATCATCGCCTGCGGGGTTGAAAAGACCACCGATGCCGACACAGAGACGTCAAATGCGGCCTGGGCCTATGGCACCGACGCCGAGTATGAGGGCAACCAGGGCGTGACCATACCTGCTATGGCCGGGCTGATGATGCGCCGCTATATGCACGAGTATGGCGTGGCGCATGAGGCTTTCGCGCCTTTCGCGGTGATCGCCCATGCCAACGGGGTCAACAATCCGCACGCGATGTATCGGTCGCCCATTTCGGCCGAGGCCTATGCCCGGGCGGGCATGGTGGCCGATCCCATCAGCATGTTCGACGGCGCCCCACTGTGCGACGGAGCGGCGGCAGTGCTGCTTTGCCCCAGCGACATTGCCTCGCGATTCAGCGAAAAGCCGGTGCGGATTCGCGCTTCGGCGGCGGCAACGGATCGGCTCGCTCTGCACAGCCGCAATGACGTGCTGTTCTTGCAGGCGGCGTTTCTCTCGGCACAGCGCGCTTTTCTGCAGGCGGGGATCGGACCGGGAGATGTGCAGTTCTTTGAACTGCACGATGCCTTCTCCATACTGGCGGCACTATCGCTGGAAGCCTGCGGTTTTGCCGAACGAGGCAAGGCAACGCACCTGGCCAAGGGCGGTCAATTCGACCTCCATGGCAAAATGCCCATTTGCACTATGGGGGGCTTGAAAGCCCGCGGGCACCCCATCGGGGCCAGTGGAGTCTATCAAATCGTAGAAGCGGCGCAGCAATTGCGCGGCGAAGCAGGCGCGAATCAGGTCGAGGCTCATCTGGGCATGACCCAGAGTCTGGGCGGCACGGGCGCCACAGCCATCACTCATATCCTGGAAGTCTAG
- the mtaD_2 gene encoding 5-methylthioadenosine/S-adenosylhomocysteine deaminase — protein sequence MPTPGSLLIRDVDVLTLNDSSDVLLKTNILIVGNRIQTIGQVPPEVQPSEVIDGSDHLAMPGFFNAHTHAAMTFERGWADDLPFDRWLNERIWVAESALTAEDVRWGAYLAAAEMIRGGTVGFCDHYFFMDEVARVVEESGLRATLAWCVFGMGEGTEVGRGLPETVDFVQRWQGAADGRIKTVLGPHSPYACPADFLVTVAARSAELNVGLHLHLAEFRDQLEASLARHGKTPVRYLADLGVLDRPTIAAHCIWITPEDIALLAEKRTHVVQCPNTHMKLGMGVTPVPELLAAGVDVALGTDGPGSNNDLDMLEECRLATLLQKSHHLSPTILPAEDALRLATQGGARAMGFAQSGVIAEGRPADLILLDLRKPHLRPRHNLLSNVVYAAKSPDVSYVIVDGQVLLKDGRLTTLDEERILYEAEKRAFRMVNQDMHIVRAYDLG from the coding sequence ATGCCCACACCCGGCTCGCTCCTCATTCGTGACGTCGACGTCCTGACCCTCAACGACTCGAGCGATGTCTTGCTCAAGACCAACATCCTCATCGTCGGCAATCGTATCCAGACCATCGGCCAAGTACCGCCGGAGGTGCAGCCGTCTGAGGTCATCGATGGCAGCGATCACCTGGCTATGCCTGGCTTCTTCAATGCCCACACCCATGCTGCGATGACTTTCGAGCGCGGCTGGGCCGATGACCTGCCCTTCGACCGCTGGCTGAACGAGCGCATCTGGGTCGCTGAGTCAGCACTGACCGCCGAGGATGTTCGCTGGGGCGCCTATCTGGCCGCGGCGGAGATGATCCGCGGCGGAACGGTAGGTTTCTGCGACCATTACTTTTTCATGGACGAGGTAGCGCGCGTAGTGGAGGAATCTGGCCTTCGCGCCACGCTGGCCTGGTGCGTGTTTGGCATGGGGGAAGGCACCGAGGTCGGGCGTGGCCTGCCGGAAACCGTCGACTTTGTGCAGCGGTGGCAAGGGGCCGCTGACGGCCGAATCAAGACGGTGCTGGGGCCGCACTCACCCTACGCCTGCCCGGCGGATTTTCTCGTCACCGTGGCAGCCAGGTCCGCCGAGCTCAATGTCGGCCTGCACCTGCACCTGGCCGAGTTCCGCGACCAGCTCGAGGCGTCACTGGCCAGGCACGGCAAGACCCCGGTGCGGTATCTGGCAGACCTGGGGGTCCTCGACCGCCCGACCATCGCCGCTCACTGCATCTGGATCACCCCGGAGGATATTGCGCTGCTGGCGGAGAAGCGCACCCATGTCGTACAGTGCCCGAACACCCACATGAAGCTGGGTATGGGCGTGACTCCGGTGCCGGAGCTGCTCGCCGCCGGGGTGGACGTGGCTCTGGGAACGGACGGGCCTGGCTCCAACAACGACCTCGACATGCTCGAGGAGTGCCGCCTGGCCACGCTGCTGCAGAAAAGCCACCACCTGAGCCCAACGATTCTTCCCGCAGAGGATGCGCTGCGCCTCGCGACTCAGGGCGGCGCCAGGGCAATGGGTTTTGCACAGAGCGGGGTCATTGCCGAAGGTCGTCCGGCCGACCTGATCCTGCTGGACCTGCGCAAGCCACACCTGCGGCCGCGCCACAACCTGTTGTCCAACGTTGTCTATGCGGCCAAGTCGCCGGACGTCAGCTACGTGATCGTTGATGGCCAGGTCCTGCTGAAAGACGGCCGCCTGACCACACTGGATGAAGAGCGTATCCTGTACGAGGCGGAGAAGCGCGCTTTCCGCATGGTCAATCAGGATATGCACATCGTGCGCGCTTACGACCTGGGGTAG
- the kanE_2 gene encoding Alpha-D-kanosaminyltransferase produces MLIGVDASRAAALQRTGTENYTLHLLRSLLELDQQNRYRLYFNQRPADGLFPPSDRCEERIIPFPRLWTHLRLSVEMARSAPDVLFVPAHVLPVVHPRRSVVTVHDLGYLYYPQAHTPWAGRYLRWSTAYNAANAAHILADSVATRDDLVKHGLARAESITVAYPGLNPLYHRVEDERARRAVLERHQITFPYVLYVGTLHSRKNLNVVLEALPELVKGGLDLHWVIAGKKGWLYEPLFARVHELGLDERVHFLGFVADEDLPALFSGALAFVLPSLYEGFGFPVLEAMACGCPVLCSNASSVPEVAGDAAVLLDPHDAGQWAEVLFSVLTDQSLRQGMIERGYRQSTRFTWPACAATVLRVLEMVGKG; encoded by the coding sequence ATGTTGATCGGCGTCGATGCCAGCAGGGCCGCTGCCCTGCAGCGCACTGGTACGGAGAACTATACGCTGCACCTGCTGCGTTCGCTGCTCGAACTGGACCAGCAGAACCGCTATCGCCTTTACTTCAATCAGAGGCCTGCGGATGGGCTATTTCCCCCGTCGGATCGCTGCGAGGAACGCATCATTCCCTTTCCTCGACTGTGGACGCATCTGCGGCTTTCGGTCGAGATGGCACGGTCGGCTCCAGACGTGCTCTTTGTGCCGGCTCACGTGCTACCAGTGGTTCATCCGCGGCGCTCTGTCGTTACCGTGCACGACCTGGGCTACTTGTACTATCCGCAGGCGCACACGCCCTGGGCCGGCCGCTACCTGCGCTGGTCGACCGCCTACAACGCCGCAAACGCTGCTCACATCCTGGCTGACTCAGTGGCGACTCGCGATGACCTGGTCAAGCACGGTCTGGCCAGGGCTGAATCGATCACCGTGGCCTATCCAGGCCTCAATCCGCTCTACCACAGAGTCGAGGATGAGCGTGCGCGTCGAGCGGTGCTGGAGCGACACCAGATCACCTTTCCCTACGTATTGTATGTGGGTACCCTGCACTCGCGCAAGAACCTGAACGTCGTTCTGGAAGCGCTGCCGGAGCTGGTGAAAGGCGGCCTCGACCTGCACTGGGTGATTGCCGGCAAAAAGGGCTGGCTCTACGAGCCGCTGTTTGCCCGCGTGCACGAACTGGGCCTGGACGAGCGAGTTCACTTCCTCGGCTTTGTCGCCGACGAGGATCTGCCGGCTCTGTTCAGCGGAGCGCTGGCATTCGTGCTGCCGAGCCTGTACGAGGGGTTTGGTTTTCCCGTGCTGGAGGCTATGGCCTGCGGCTGCCCGGTGCTCTGTTCCAATGCTTCATCCGTGCCCGAGGTGGCGGGTGACGCCGCTGTTCTGCTGGACCCTCACGACGCCGGGCAGTGGGCGGAGGTGCTGTTCTCGGTTCTGACCGACCAGAGCCTGCGCCAGGGCATGATAGAACGCGGCTACCGACAGTCAACACGCTTCACCTGGCCGGCCTGCGCCGCCACCGTGCTGCGCGTTCTGGAGATGGTTGGCAAGGGGTAG
- a CDS encoding HEAT repeat protein, whose protein sequence is MAKTIREIASSGLKHKEQVAAMTELACKDKGALAELFDVLKTGNDVDRGTAAEVMKFVSQEAPELMLPYVDVIVEYIDYRVPRVRWGCPEAIGHIARKYPAEVEKAVPKLLENLKDKSTVVRWCAAFALTEIAKHHRERRKELATVLETLSETEQNSGVRNLYVKALKEMAKA, encoded by the coding sequence ATGGCCAAGACCATACGCGAGATTGCGTCGTCGGGTCTGAAACACAAGGAGCAGGTGGCAGCAATGACCGAGCTGGCCTGTAAGGACAAGGGGGCTCTGGCTGAGCTCTTTGATGTCCTCAAAACTGGCAATGACGTCGACAGGGGGACCGCGGCTGAGGTAATGAAGTTTGTGTCGCAGGAAGCGCCTGAGCTGATGCTGCCCTATGTCGATGTGATTGTCGAGTACATTGACTACCGGGTCCCGCGAGTCAGGTGGGGCTGCCCCGAAGCGATTGGCCACATTGCGCGGAAATACCCGGCGGAGGTTGAGAAGGCCGTTCCCAAGCTGCTCGAGAACCTGAAGGACAAGAGCACTGTCGTCCGCTGGTGTGCTGCATTTGCACTGACGGAGATCGCCAAACACCATCGGGAGAGGCGGAAAGAACTGGCCACCGTACTTGAGACGCTGAGCGAGACCGAGCAGAACAGCGGCGTTCGCAATCTGTACGTCAAAGCGCTCAAGGAAATGGCCAAGGCCTAG
- a CDS encoding mevalonate kinase, which produces MSSASAPGKVILFGEHAVVYGRPAIAVPVPEVCARATVEKGTQRQGIWIHAPDLEVSHHLGDVVVRGETAFALEATVRNVLRNLGCPDMPDLTITVTSTVPVASGMGSGAAVATAMVRALAQHLGASLSTEEVSALVFATEVIHHGTPSGIDNTVVSYANPIYFVRSSPIELLHVRRPFNLVIADTGVRSPTRVAVEDVRRSWEADRQRFEALFDRIGMIAALARRAIETGQTGSLGGLMNQNQELLRETGVSSPELEKLISAALAAGAEGAKLCGAGRGGNMVALVSKNGAGKVAASVRAAGAVQVITTQVRQTPAPSRSGAGE; this is translated from the coding sequence TTGAGCTCTGCGTCTGCTCCGGGCAAAGTGATCCTGTTCGGAGAGCATGCCGTGGTGTACGGCAGGCCGGCCATCGCCGTGCCGGTGCCGGAGGTCTGCGCCAGGGCGACAGTAGAAAAGGGCACGCAACGGCAAGGAATCTGGATCCATGCTCCTGACCTCGAGGTTAGCCATCACCTGGGAGATGTCGTTGTTCGGGGAGAGACTGCCTTCGCCCTTGAAGCGACGGTGCGCAACGTTCTGCGCAACCTAGGGTGCCCCGACATGCCCGACCTGACCATTACGGTGACTTCCACCGTGCCCGTTGCCAGTGGCATGGGCAGCGGAGCAGCGGTGGCTACGGCGATGGTCCGCGCCCTGGCGCAGCACCTGGGTGCGTCGCTGAGCACAGAAGAGGTTTCGGCGCTGGTCTTTGCGACGGAGGTAATCCACCACGGTACGCCGAGCGGTATCGACAACACGGTTGTCAGCTATGCCAACCCCATCTACTTTGTGAGAAGCAGCCCGATTGAGCTGCTGCATGTTCGCCGGCCGTTCAATCTGGTGATCGCCGACACGGGTGTTCGCAGTCCCACACGCGTGGCCGTGGAAGACGTGCGGCGGAGCTGGGAGGCCGACCGGCAGCGGTTCGAGGCCCTGTTCGACCGCATCGGTATGATCGCCGCACTGGCCCGACGGGCGATTGAGACCGGGCAGACCGGATCCCTCGGTGGCCTGATGAACCAGAACCAGGAGCTGCTGCGGGAGACCGGCGTGTCCAGCCCCGAATTGGAAAAGCTCATCTCGGCTGCGCTGGCCGCAGGAGCGGAAGGGGCCAAGCTATGCGGCGCGGGGCGTGGTGGCAACATGGTGGCGCTGGTCTCAAAGAATGGGGCTGGGAAGGTCGCCGCGAGTGTGCGTGCCGCCGGGGCAGTGCAGGTGATCACGACGCAGGTCAGACAGACACCGGCGCCTTCTCGCTCCGGGGCCGGCGAATGA
- the fabH_1 gene encoding 3-oxoacyl-(acyl-carrier-protein) synthase 3, translating to MKPNRGVGIVGYGAYVPRYRLPAAEVSRVWTGGHGGVPIEEKSVPGLDEDTATIAIEAARNALKRGQVNAQELRAVWVGSESHPYAVKPTGTIVAEAIGATPSVSAGDWQFACKAGTEALQAAFGLVGSGMGDYALAIGADTAQGRPGDALEYTTAAGGAAYIVGPREQSLAYLEASYSFVTDTPDFFRRPYRHYPEHGGRFTGEPAYFRHITGSVQALLEELALKPSDFAAAVFHQPNVKFPQRVAQMLGFNKDQIKVGLLSGMVGNTYAAAAMLGFTAVLDAARPGDRILLASFGSGAGSDAFSFVVTDFIKERQALAPATRDYMARRKRIDYAVYVRYRRKLEMH from the coding sequence GTGAAGCCAAATAGGGGCGTGGGCATCGTCGGGTACGGGGCGTATGTGCCTCGCTATCGGCTGCCCGCGGCCGAGGTCTCGCGCGTGTGGACGGGCGGGCACGGCGGCGTGCCGATTGAGGAAAAGTCTGTCCCGGGGCTGGACGAGGACACCGCCACCATTGCCATTGAAGCCGCACGCAATGCGCTCAAGCGCGGCCAGGTGAATGCGCAGGAGCTGCGCGCGGTGTGGGTGGGCAGCGAATCGCACCCCTACGCGGTCAAGCCGACGGGGACAATCGTGGCCGAGGCCATCGGCGCGACGCCGTCGGTGAGCGCAGGTGACTGGCAGTTTGCCTGCAAAGCCGGCACGGAGGCGCTTCAGGCAGCGTTTGGCCTGGTAGGCTCTGGCATGGGCGATTATGCCCTGGCCATCGGCGCCGACACGGCTCAGGGTCGACCGGGCGATGCTCTGGAGTACACCACTGCCGCGGGCGGTGCGGCCTACATCGTCGGTCCGCGCGAGCAGAGCCTGGCCTATCTGGAGGCGTCCTACTCCTTCGTGACTGACACGCCCGACTTTTTCCGTCGGCCATACAGGCACTATCCGGAGCACGGTGGAAGGTTTACCGGCGAGCCGGCGTACTTTAGGCACATCACGGGCTCGGTGCAGGCGCTGCTCGAAGAGCTGGCCCTCAAGCCAAGTGACTTTGCGGCAGCCGTGTTTCATCAGCCGAACGTCAAGTTTCCGCAGCGTGTGGCGCAGATGCTTGGTTTCAACAAGGATCAGATCAAAGTTGGTCTGCTGTCGGGGATGGTAGGCAATACCTACGCCGCGGCGGCGATGCTGGGTTTCACGGCCGTGCTCGACGCGGCCAGGCCCGGAGACCGGATTCTCCTGGCCTCATTTGGGTCGGGGGCAGGGAGCGATGCGTTCTCGTTCGTGGTCACCGATTTCATCAAGGAGCGGCAGGCGCTGGCGCCGGCCACGAGGGACTATATGGCCCGGCGCAAGCGAATCGATTACGCCGTCTACGTGCGTTACCGGCGCAAGCTGGAGATGCACTAG
- the gloB gene encoding Hydroxyacylglutathione hydrolase, with protein sequence MAPLTIVNVGYRSTNYWVVSAGHSRLLVDIGWPGTMGTMKANLAKMGVPLGELCYAFATHYHIDHAGLAEEMKREGVSLLVLDVQVDAIPIMKTWTKPEDRYVDITMEGNIVIPCAQSRLLLGQMGISGEILHTPGHSEHCVSLLLDDGSVFTGDLSPEAYAFDNPVALASWRLLRARGATRVYPAHGPIRRLE encoded by the coding sequence ATGGCACCGTTGACGATTGTGAACGTGGGCTATCGCTCGACCAACTACTGGGTAGTCAGCGCGGGGCATTCTCGCCTGCTGGTCGATATCGGCTGGCCGGGTACAATGGGTACCATGAAGGCGAACCTCGCCAAGATGGGCGTGCCTCTGGGCGAGCTCTGCTATGCCTTCGCCACGCATTATCACATCGACCACGCGGGCCTGGCCGAGGAGATGAAGCGGGAGGGCGTATCTCTTCTGGTGCTGGACGTCCAGGTCGATGCGATTCCGATCATGAAAACCTGGACCAAGCCCGAAGACAGGTACGTCGACATCACGATGGAGGGCAACATCGTCATCCCGTGCGCGCAGAGCCGCTTGCTCCTGGGCCAGATGGGAATCAGCGGGGAGATCCTGCACACCCCCGGGCATTCCGAGCACTGCGTCTCGCTGCTCCTCGATGATGGTTCCGTCTTTACCGGTGACCTATCGCCGGAAGCCTATGCCTTTGACAACCCCGTCGCGCTGGCAAGCTGGAGGCTGCTGCGAGCGCGGGGGGCGACCCGGGTCTATCCTGCGCACGGACCGATCAGGCGGCTGGAGTAG
- the mvaA gene encoding 3-hydroxy-3-methylglutaryl-coenzyme A reductase: MVKSSRLSGFFKLGIEERAALLRQEAGLSADDAAAFTEGGLAVEQADHMAENVVGLYALPLGVATNFVINGHDVLVPMAIEEPSVIAGASLAARLVRDGGGFVASADAPLMIGQIQVLDLSDLQAARSRLLEARERLLALANEQDPVMVKLGGGARDVEVRVIDSSPAGPMLAVHLIYDARDAMGANAVNTALEAIAPTVAEISEGRTLLRILTNLADRRLARASCRVPAASLTVGSFEGKQVAQGIVEAWALAATDPYRAATHNKGIMNGIDAVVLATGNDWRAIEAGAHAYAARSGSYRSLSTWGLDSAGDLIGSLELPMAVGIVGGATRVHPTARAALKLIGVKTAAELAAIIAAVGLAQNLAALRALVSEGIQKGHMKLHARQVAMAAGAEGEEIDPVVQRMLAAGAVRVDRAEEILKQLRTKREAK; the protein is encoded by the coding sequence GTGGTCAAGTCCTCACGACTGAGCGGGTTTTTCAAGCTCGGCATCGAAGAAAGAGCTGCGCTGCTGCGGCAAGAAGCAGGACTATCGGCCGATGACGCCGCCGCGTTCACGGAAGGTGGTCTGGCGGTCGAACAGGCCGACCACATGGCGGAGAATGTGGTGGGGCTCTATGCCCTGCCGCTGGGCGTGGCGACCAATTTTGTCATCAATGGGCACGATGTGCTGGTGCCCATGGCCATCGAGGAGCCTTCAGTCATCGCTGGAGCCAGCCTCGCGGCGCGGCTGGTTCGCGACGGCGGCGGGTTCGTTGCCTCCGCGGACGCTCCCCTCATGATCGGTCAGATCCAGGTGCTCGACCTGAGCGACTTGCAGGCCGCTCGGAGCAGGCTGCTGGAGGCCAGAGAGCGCTTACTCGCACTGGCCAACGAGCAGGACCCGGTTATGGTCAAGCTTGGCGGCGGTGCCCGGGACGTTGAGGTCCGAGTCATCGACTCCAGTCCCGCCGGACCGATGCTGGCGGTGCACCTGATCTACGATGCCCGAGATGCGATGGGCGCCAACGCCGTGAACACAGCGCTCGAAGCCATTGCCCCCACCGTGGCCGAGATCAGCGAGGGCAGGACGCTTCTGCGGATTCTGACCAATCTGGCCGACCGGCGCCTGGCGCGGGCCAGTTGCCGGGTGCCGGCAGCCTCTTTGACGGTGGGTTCCTTTGAGGGCAAACAGGTGGCGCAGGGCATCGTCGAGGCCTGGGCGCTGGCGGCGACCGATCCATACCGGGCGGCGACGCACAACAAAGGCATTATGAATGGCATCGACGCGGTGGTGCTGGCTACAGGCAACGACTGGCGCGCCATCGAGGCGGGAGCTCATGCTTACGCCGCGAGGAGCGGCAGCTATCGCTCGCTGAGCACGTGGGGTCTGGACAGCGCCGGGGATCTGATTGGATCGTTGGAACTGCCCATGGCTGTTGGGATCGTTGGCGGAGCGACGAGAGTTCATCCCACGGCCAGGGCTGCACTCAAGCTGATTGGGGTCAAGACGGCGGCCGAGCTGGCGGCGATCATCGCGGCAGTGGGATTGGCGCAGAACCTGGCGGCCCTGCGGGCGCTGGTCAGTGAGGGAATTCAAAAGGGACACATGAAGCTGCACGCCCGCCAGGTGGCTATGGCCGCTGGCGCTGAAGGCGAGGAGATCGACCCGGTTGTGCAGCGCATGCTGGCCGCCGGAGCGGTTCGAGTTGATCGGGCTGAGGAGATCTTGAAGCAACTGAGGACAAAGCGTGAAGCCAAATAG